From the Paludibacterium paludis genome, one window contains:
- a CDS encoding DUF1345 domain-containing protein, translating to MTILTRLYRQIAIRPRLLASLCAGAAAGFVLPASIQNTSRLLIGWNTGTWLYLLLALHMVATSTHDSMKQRARQQDEGRNTVLALVIVAALASLAAIVAELAVAKDMRGVMRYGHIGLSALTVLTSWTFIHTMFALHYAHDFYMAGSRGRPAGLAFPGDDTPAYWDFLYFAFIIGTSGQTADVSFTTTSMRRIGLVHCVLAFLFNTTLLALTINIAAGLF from the coding sequence ATGACGATCCTGACGCGTCTTTATCGCCAGATCGCCATCCGGCCCAGGCTCCTTGCCAGTCTTTGCGCGGGGGCCGCAGCTGGATTTGTCCTTCCGGCGTCAATCCAGAATACCTCCCGCCTACTGATCGGCTGGAACACGGGCACATGGCTTTACCTATTGCTGGCACTGCACATGGTCGCCACCTCGACCCACGACTCGATGAAACAGCGCGCGCGACAGCAGGACGAAGGCCGGAACACGGTGCTGGCCCTGGTCATTGTTGCCGCGCTGGCAAGCCTCGCCGCCATCGTTGCGGAACTTGCCGTCGCGAAGGACATGCGGGGAGTAATGCGTTATGGGCATATCGGCCTGTCGGCGCTGACCGTACTGACATCGTGGACATTCATCCATACGATGTTCGCCCTGCATTACGCCCATGATTTTTACATGGCGGGCTCGCGAGGAAGACCCGCCGGCCTGGCGTTTCCCGGTGACGACACACCCGCTTATTGGGACTTTCTGTATTTTGCCTTCATCATCGGCACCTCGGGCCAAACCGCGGATGTCAGCTTCACCACCACGTCCATGCGGCGCATCGGGCTAGTCCACTGTGTACTGGCTTTCCTGTTCAACACCACCTTGCTCGCGCTGACCATCAATATCGCCGCCGGCCTGTTTTAA
- a CDS encoding M14 family metallopeptidase, with translation MKISSSFDAGSIEIVSFEQFDDIQLKIPRDNAAEFAQWFYFRLQGAAYQHCVLKFLNAGESAYPKGWEDYQIMASYDRINWFRIPTVFDGQVMTVEHVPLANSVYYAYFEPYSWEQHLNLIGQAQGSGICQVTDLGSSVEGRDINLLTIGHEVESDLKIWVIARQHPGETMAEWFIEGFLNRLLDPQDPTSRALLDRATFYVVPNMNPDGSVRGNLRTNAAGANLNREWAEPSLERSPEVLYVRQKMMETGVDLFLDIHGDENLPYVFVAGTEGVPSYDERIAILEDEFKYHFRLASPDFQDEEGYAKDAPGEANMTLATAWVGETFRCLAYTLEMPFKDNANLPDDDFGWNGQRSLRLGEAALTPIYAVLGQLRNA, from the coding sequence ATGAAAATCAGCAGCAGCTTCGATGCCGGCAGCATTGAAATCGTCTCATTCGAGCAGTTCGACGATATCCAGCTGAAGATCCCGCGCGACAACGCCGCAGAATTCGCCCAGTGGTTCTATTTCCGCCTGCAGGGGGCAGCCTATCAGCACTGTGTCCTGAAATTCCTCAATGCCGGTGAATCCGCGTATCCGAAGGGCTGGGAGGATTACCAGATCATGGCCTCCTACGACCGGATCAACTGGTTCCGCATTCCTACCGTATTCGACGGACAAGTCATGACGGTGGAGCATGTACCGCTGGCGAACAGTGTCTACTACGCCTATTTCGAGCCCTACTCCTGGGAGCAGCACCTGAACCTTATCGGCCAGGCCCAGGGCTCGGGAATCTGCCAGGTCACCGACCTCGGTTCCAGCGTGGAAGGACGCGACATCAACCTGCTGACCATCGGGCATGAAGTCGAGTCCGACCTGAAAATATGGGTCATCGCCCGCCAGCACCCCGGCGAGACGATGGCCGAGTGGTTCATCGAGGGATTCCTCAACCGCCTTCTCGACCCGCAGGATCCCACTTCGCGGGCGCTGCTGGATCGCGCGACCTTCTATGTCGTTCCCAACATGAATCCGGATGGCTCGGTGCGGGGCAACCTGCGAACCAATGCCGCCGGAGCGAACCTCAATCGCGAGTGGGCCGAGCCCAGCCTCGAGCGCAGCCCGGAAGTGCTGTACGTCCGTCAGAAGATGATGGAGACCGGCGTCGATCTGTTTCTTGACATTCATGGCGACGAAAACCTGCCCTACGTCTTTGTGGCAGGCACCGAAGGCGTCCCGTCATACGATGAACGCATTGCCATCCTCGAAGATGAATTCAAATACCATTTCAGGCTGGCAAGCCCGGATTTTCAGGACGAAGAAGGATATGCCAAAGACGCGCCGGGCGAAGCGAACATGACATTGGCAACAGCATGGGTAGGGGAAACGTTCCGTTGCCTGGCTTACACGCTGGAAATGCCCTTCAAGGACAACGCCAATCTGCCCGATGACGATTTTGGCTGGAACGGCCAGCGCAGCCTGCGCCTGGGCGAAGCGGCGCTGACCCCGATTTACGCCGTGCTCGGACAACTGCGCAACGCTTGA
- a CDS encoding phasin family protein produces MFAINENFSKISANGVETALRFAQISLDGTERLVKLQLELSKQTLEDQVKVTRELTTAKDPQEALLKVNALSGQSAEKAVSHSRELYEIVSNTQASLTRLAEEQLGQFNKALIGSLDNLSQNAPAGSDTFLNAFKSSFAASAAALNTLQRAAQQVAEFADTNVKAATSATAEAVKGSRRNASAS; encoded by the coding sequence ATGTTTGCAATCAACGAAAACTTCAGCAAGATCTCCGCCAACGGTGTCGAGACCGCTTTGCGCTTCGCCCAGATTTCCCTGGACGGTACCGAGCGTCTGGTAAAACTGCAACTGGAATTATCCAAACAGACACTTGAAGATCAAGTCAAGGTGACTCGGGAGCTGACCACGGCCAAGGATCCCCAGGAGGCTCTGCTCAAAGTCAATGCGCTGTCGGGCCAGTCCGCGGAAAAAGCCGTCAGCCACTCCCGCGAGTTATACGAGATCGTATCGAATACGCAAGCCAGCCTGACCCGTCTTGCGGAAGAACAGCTCGGCCAGTTCAACAAGGCGCTGATCGGCAGTCTGGACAACTTGTCCCAAAACGCGCCGGCCGGCTCCGACACGTTCCTCAACGCGTTCAAATCCTCGTTCGCCGCTTCCGCCGCCGCGCTGAACACGTTGCAGCGCGCGGCCCAGCAAGTCGCCGAATTCGCCGACACCAATGTCAAGGCGGCTACCAGCGCCACCGCAGAGGCGGTCAAGGGCAGCCGCCGCAACGCATCCGCTTCCTGA
- the phaR gene encoding polyhydroxyalkanoate synthesis repressor PhaR — protein sequence MSVEKRVIKKYPNRRLYDTATSSYITLGDVRQLVLDHVDLQVLDAKTHEDITRSVLLQIILEEENGGAPMFSYEVLTQFIRFYGQAMQGMMGPFLEKNLQIFSQLQQQLREQTRAMYGDNTVFNNKLWSEFMSFQGPAMQNMLGNYLEQSTGMYLEMQNRMQEQAKQLFSGFGFPGYSPDDKKPDAPKSDEQ from the coding sequence ATGAGTGTTGAAAAGCGGGTTATCAAGAAATACCCGAACCGACGTCTGTACGATACCGCCACCAGTTCGTACATCACCCTTGGCGATGTGCGGCAACTGGTGCTTGATCATGTCGATCTGCAGGTACTGGACGCGAAAACCCACGAAGACATCACCCGCAGTGTGCTGCTGCAGATCATTCTCGAGGAGGAGAATGGGGGCGCACCCATGTTCAGCTACGAGGTGCTGACGCAGTTTATTCGTTTTTACGGGCAGGCCATGCAGGGCATGATGGGGCCCTTCCTGGAAAAGAACCTGCAGATCTTCTCGCAGCTTCAGCAGCAGCTCAGGGAACAGACTCGCGCCATGTATGGCGACAACACCGTGTTCAACAACAAGTTGTGGTCAGAGTTTATGTCTTTTCAAGGGCCGGCGATGCAGAATATGCTGGGAAATTACCTGGAACAAAGTACAGGCATGTACCTGGAAATGCAGAACCGCATGCAGGAGCAGGCCAAGCAACTGTTCAGCGGCTTCGGTTTCCCCGGCTACTCGCCGGACGACAAAAAACCGGATGCGCCAAAGTCCGACGAGCAATGA